The following proteins are encoded in a genomic region of Myxococcus virescens:
- a CDS encoding type 2 lanthipeptide synthetase LanM family protein, translating into MEITQRQDEAMPGANTPSRFARWARAATLTERAEFTLKSNTTQQDRSAAARKRLDAWRQQEPFGQADWWQRRLQSSGLTEAELLTLLEGPTGAPWTTPAEVPHWVQVLEHTYAEPSHAPVPWPERTEGPDRSAFLPLVEPLVSRAVTQLTAALKPLKHAAPGLDLEPSVVVSTMLDHLPQVLAPVLGRAMVVELHAAQLEGLLSGDTPEARFQDFTRRLRQPQVALDILERYPVLARCVVLRIAEWESNCLGLMKRLTRDAPLLWQRFNAGQSPGALVEARGGFSDPHRGGQGVFILRFESGLRIVYKPRSLGAEAGLQQLLTWLNARGATPTMKGAEALDRGEYGWMEYVAPAPCASAEEVRRFYERQGAYVALMHALDGTDLHFENLIAAGEHPVLVDVETLFHPLSGTRTLRDSEHAVEAPPVSVLRSGLLPQQFWGTRKKAGVDLSGLSARAGQLTPQAYLMTTERGTDRMRFERRPVELPGSNNLPRLEGETAPVLDYRDALADGFTRMYGLLLEHREALLAEDGPLAAFAHVPMRVLFRNTAVYGALLFESYHPHALTDGLERQRFFDHLWRVVVPAPDFAALVPLETEQLERGDLPYFTARADSKDLEAGSGQRLPDFFQETGMARVRRRLEGLSPEDQTRQRWVLERSLDVLLLSSQTVARPTYPFREHTQPGLRDALLAEARRAGERLLPLAFERRDEAHWLGLDAGDGGWRLGSPGPDVFQGRAGIALALGYLGDVTQDARFTRLARATLRTQARLLAEEPASVVGLGILNGWGGILYALTHLGVLWKDDALLDEAAGYVRRLRPLVEKDTVLDVGAGAAGCLLALLVLGEHRPSDTLWATVDACGQRLLETSTPQARGAAWICEAAGNRYLAGMAHGAAGISLALLRLFARTGDTRLRDAAVAGMEYERGLYTPEERNWPDLRAGAKELAAAAEGTEHFLWAWCTGAPGIGLARLSGLPFVDDAAVREEIAIALDSTLARGFGRNHGLCHGDLGNADFLLEAAATLGDSKLQERTNAVAGGILRGISEHGYLFGLQGSTETPGMMVGLAGIAYGLARLAMPERVPSLLTVAPPRIVRGEGLGTPDGRPSSRNQELS; encoded by the coding sequence GTGGAAATCACGCAGAGGCAGGACGAGGCGATGCCGGGAGCCAACACTCCGTCCCGGTTCGCACGCTGGGCACGGGCCGCCACACTCACCGAGCGGGCTGAATTCACTCTCAAATCCAATACGACGCAACAAGACAGATCCGCTGCGGCGCGCAAGCGATTGGATGCATGGCGTCAGCAGGAGCCCTTCGGACAGGCGGACTGGTGGCAGCGCAGACTGCAATCGTCGGGGCTGACCGAGGCGGAGCTGCTTACGCTGTTGGAGGGACCCACCGGGGCGCCTTGGACCACGCCTGCTGAAGTCCCCCACTGGGTGCAGGTGCTGGAGCACACCTACGCGGAGCCCTCGCACGCGCCCGTCCCCTGGCCCGAGCGCACGGAGGGCCCGGACCGCTCGGCCTTCCTGCCGCTGGTGGAGCCGCTGGTGTCGCGCGCCGTGACGCAGCTCACCGCCGCGCTGAAGCCGCTGAAGCACGCCGCGCCTGGGCTCGACCTGGAGCCGAGCGTCGTCGTCTCCACGATGCTGGACCACCTGCCCCAGGTGCTGGCACCGGTCCTGGGCCGTGCCATGGTGGTGGAGCTGCATGCCGCCCAGTTGGAGGGCCTGCTCTCGGGAGACACCCCGGAGGCGCGCTTCCAGGACTTCACGAGACGGCTGCGCCAGCCGCAGGTCGCCCTGGACATCCTGGAGCGATACCCGGTGCTGGCCCGCTGCGTCGTCCTGCGCATCGCGGAGTGGGAGTCCAACTGTCTGGGGCTGATGAAGCGGTTGACGCGGGACGCGCCCCTGCTCTGGCAGCGGTTCAACGCGGGCCAGTCTCCCGGCGCGCTGGTGGAGGCCCGCGGCGGCTTCTCCGACCCGCACCGGGGCGGCCAGGGCGTCTTCATCCTCCGTTTCGAGTCCGGGCTGCGGATTGTCTACAAGCCGCGCTCACTGGGAGCAGAGGCCGGGCTCCAGCAGCTCCTCACGTGGCTCAACGCGCGCGGCGCCACGCCCACGATGAAGGGCGCGGAGGCGCTGGACCGAGGCGAGTACGGGTGGATGGAGTACGTGGCCCCCGCGCCGTGCGCATCAGCGGAGGAGGTCCGGCGCTTCTACGAACGCCAGGGCGCCTACGTCGCGCTGATGCACGCGCTGGATGGCACGGACCTGCACTTCGAGAACCTCATCGCCGCCGGTGAGCACCCGGTGCTGGTGGACGTGGAGACGCTCTTCCACCCGCTGTCGGGCACGCGCACGCTTCGAGACTCCGAGCACGCGGTGGAGGCGCCTCCGGTGTCGGTGCTCCGCAGCGGGCTGCTGCCGCAGCAGTTCTGGGGCACGCGCAAGAAGGCCGGTGTGGACCTGAGCGGGCTGAGCGCTCGGGCAGGTCAGCTCACGCCGCAGGCCTACTTGATGACGACGGAGCGAGGAACGGACCGGATGCGCTTCGAGCGGCGGCCGGTGGAGCTGCCCGGGTCCAACAACCTGCCGCGCCTGGAGGGCGAAACCGCGCCCGTGCTGGACTACCGCGACGCGCTGGCCGACGGCTTCACCCGCATGTACGGCCTGCTGCTGGAGCACCGCGAGGCGCTGCTCGCCGAGGACGGGCCGCTGGCCGCCTTCGCGCACGTGCCCATGCGCGTCCTCTTCCGCAACACGGCGGTGTACGGCGCGCTCCTCTTCGAGAGCTACCACCCGCACGCGCTGACCGATGGGCTCGAGCGCCAACGCTTCTTCGACCACCTGTGGCGCGTCGTGGTGCCTGCCCCGGACTTCGCGGCGCTCGTGCCCTTGGAGACGGAGCAGTTGGAGCGGGGAGACCTGCCGTACTTCACCGCGCGCGCCGACTCGAAGGACCTGGAGGCGGGCTCGGGCCAGCGCCTGCCGGACTTCTTCCAGGAGACGGGCATGGCGCGCGTGCGCCGCCGGCTGGAGGGACTGTCGCCAGAGGACCAGACGCGGCAGCGCTGGGTGCTGGAGCGCTCGCTGGATGTCCTGCTGCTGAGCTCGCAGACGGTGGCGCGTCCGACGTATCCCTTCCGGGAGCACACCCAGCCCGGCCTCCGCGACGCGTTGCTCGCGGAAGCACGACGCGCGGGCGAACGGCTGCTGCCATTGGCCTTCGAGCGCCGCGACGAAGCGCATTGGCTTGGCCTGGATGCGGGAGACGGCGGCTGGCGGCTCGGTTCTCCGGGGCCGGACGTGTTCCAGGGGCGCGCGGGCATCGCGCTCGCGTTGGGCTACCTGGGGGACGTCACGCAAGACGCGCGCTTCACGCGGCTGGCGCGGGCCACGCTGCGCACCCAGGCGCGCCTCCTGGCGGAGGAGCCCGCCAGCGTGGTGGGGCTGGGCATCCTCAATGGCTGGGGCGGCATCCTCTACGCGCTGACGCACCTGGGCGTGCTGTGGAAGGACGATGCGCTCCTGGACGAAGCCGCGGGTTACGTACGGCGGCTGCGGCCCCTGGTGGAGAAGGACACGGTGCTGGACGTGGGCGCGGGCGCCGCGGGCTGCCTCCTGGCGCTGCTGGTGCTCGGTGAGCACCGCCCATCAGACACGTTGTGGGCCACGGTGGACGCTTGCGGCCAGCGGCTGCTGGAGACGTCCACGCCCCAGGCCCGAGGCGCGGCGTGGATCTGCGAAGCCGCCGGAAACCGTTACCTCGCGGGCATGGCGCATGGAGCCGCCGGCATCAGCCTGGCGCTGCTTCGGCTGTTCGCGCGGACGGGCGATACACGCCTGCGTGACGCCGCGGTGGCGGGCATGGAGTACGAGCGCGGGCTCTACACACCCGAGGAGCGCAACTGGCCCGACCTGCGCGCGGGCGCGAAGGAACTGGCGGCGGCGGCGGAGGGGACGGAACACTTCCTCTGGGCATGGTGCACCGGCGCCCCCGGCATCGGACTGGCGCGACTGTCTGGGCTGCCCTTCGTGGACGACGCAGCGGTGCGCGAGGAGATTGCCATCGCGCTGGACTCCACCCTGGCGAGGGGCTTCGGCCGCAACCATGGTCTGTGCCACGGAGACCTGGGCAACGCGGACTTCCTGTTGGAAGCGGCGGCCACGCTCGGGGACTCGAAGCTCCAGGAGCGCACGAACGCGGTGGCGGGCGGCATCCTGCGCGGAATCTCCGAGCACGGCTACCTCTTCGGCCTGCAAGGCAGCACGGAGACGCCGGGCATGATGGTGGGCCTGGCGGGCATCGCCTACGGACTGGCGCGGCTGGCCATGCCGGAGCGGGTGCCCTCGCTGCTGACGGTCGCGCCTCCACGAATCGTCCGAGGTGAAGGGCTGGGCACCCCGGATGGCCGTCCCTCCAGCCGCAACCAGGAGCTGTCATGA
- a CDS encoding mersacidin/lichenicidin family type 2 lantibiotic produces the protein MSQKKDHILRAWRDPEYFNSLSSEERAALPANPAAELELGDDLLEVITGGDFCLPGQSSAQCTPCPPRHCL, from the coding sequence ATGAGCCAGAAGAAGGACCACATCCTCCGTGCGTGGCGTGACCCCGAGTACTTCAACAGCCTGTCGTCGGAGGAGCGCGCGGCCCTGCCCGCCAACCCCGCCGCCGAGCTGGAGTTGGGGGACGACCTCCTGGAGGTCATCACCGGCGGCGACTTCTGCCTGCCCGGCCAGTCCAGCGCCCAGTGCACGCCGTGCCCGCCGCGGCACTGTCTCTGA
- a CDS encoding mersacidin/lichenicidin family type 2 lantibiotic, with translation MSKKQHILRAWRDPEYFNSLSSEERAALPANPAAELELSDEVLESISGADSCEQFGSYYCTPCPPYVCM, from the coding sequence ATGAGCAAGAAGCAACACATCCTCCGTGCGTGGCGTGACCCCGAGTACTTCAACAGCCTGTCGTCGGAGGAGCGCGCGGCCCTGCCCGCCAACCCCGCCGCCGAGCTGGAATTGAGCGACGAGGTCCTGGAGAGCATCTCGGGTGCGGACAGCTGCGAGCAGTTCGGCAGCTACTACTGCACGCCGTGCCCGCCCTACGTGTGCATGTAG
- a CDS encoding peptidase domain-containing ABC transporter — MTAEAPQQPQRRWRLGLRKRVPEVRQMTMTDCGAACLAMVLAYHGRHMGLDAVRDVTGPGRDGASAKALKAAAQKLGLRVRAISVDLDRLPFLPPATILHWRFTHYVVFERLGRGWVEVVDPDQGRRRVSMEQFSQCFTGVALLLEPSENFQPGHTRRGPYRYLVPLVKRQAGTLVKVLALSAVLQVLTLAVPLLTGMVVDRVVPRQDYSLMGVLSAALAGVLLFELLTSVVRGQLLVELRTRLDSQMTQGLLDHLVSLAYPFFQLRPAGDLLTRLGSQQAIRELLSTGLLSSALDGALVLLYLGLLLVADASLGLLVVGLGLLQVLVFALPRARQRSHLSRSLDMGVRSQSYLMAMLSGMQTLKAFGVEDRMVGSYANLYVDLLNVELERGRLSAWLDALTGTLRRVSPLVLLCVGAWRVLDGAMSLGQMLSINALATALLVPLSNLLGTGGQLQFLSTYLERINDVLDTPPERDAAHRGRAPTLRGAVTLEDVRFRYNPHSAWVVQGVSVSVEPGQMVALVGRSGAGKSTLAHLLLGLYLPTSGHVRYDGAELGELDLRAVRSQLGVVLQDASFFNASLRENITLSDPDLDMDRVVEAAKLAHIHDDIMAMPMQYDTPLTDRGLSMSGGQRQRLALARALVRRPAILLLDEATSALDATTEAHVQQALASLKCTRVVIAHRLSTVRNADTILVMEAGKVVEVGRHQELLERQGTYASLVNAQREERTQATG, encoded by the coding sequence ATGACGGCCGAGGCGCCGCAGCAGCCCCAGCGCCGGTGGAGGCTCGGCCTGCGCAAGCGCGTGCCCGAAGTGCGGCAGATGACGATGACGGACTGTGGCGCCGCCTGTCTGGCCATGGTGCTGGCCTACCACGGCCGCCACATGGGCCTGGACGCGGTGCGCGACGTGACAGGCCCCGGACGTGACGGCGCCAGCGCGAAGGCGCTGAAGGCCGCCGCCCAGAAGCTGGGCCTGCGCGTGCGCGCCATCTCCGTGGACCTGGACCGGCTGCCCTTCCTGCCTCCGGCCACCATCCTCCACTGGCGCTTCACGCACTACGTCGTCTTCGAGCGCCTGGGCCGCGGCTGGGTCGAGGTGGTGGACCCCGACCAGGGCCGCCGCCGCGTCTCCATGGAGCAGTTCAGCCAGTGCTTCACCGGCGTGGCCCTGCTGCTGGAGCCGTCCGAGAACTTCCAGCCGGGCCACACGCGGCGCGGGCCCTACCGCTACCTGGTGCCCCTGGTGAAGCGGCAGGCCGGCACGCTGGTGAAGGTGCTCGCGCTGTCCGCCGTGCTCCAGGTGCTGACGCTGGCGGTGCCGCTGCTCACCGGCATGGTGGTGGACCGCGTGGTTCCGCGGCAGGACTACTCGCTGATGGGCGTGCTGTCCGCGGCGCTCGCGGGCGTGCTGCTCTTCGAGCTGCTCACGTCGGTGGTGCGAGGCCAGCTCCTGGTGGAGCTGCGCACACGGCTGGACTCGCAGATGACGCAGGGGCTGCTGGACCACCTGGTGAGCCTGGCCTACCCGTTCTTCCAGCTCCGGCCCGCGGGCGACCTGCTGACGCGGCTGGGCTCGCAGCAGGCCATCCGCGAACTGCTCTCCACCGGCCTGCTGTCCAGCGCGCTCGACGGTGCGCTGGTGCTCCTCTACCTGGGCCTGCTGCTGGTGGCGGATGCGTCGCTGGGGCTGCTGGTGGTGGGGCTGGGCCTGTTGCAGGTGCTGGTGTTCGCGCTGCCCCGGGCCCGACAACGCAGCCACCTGTCGCGCAGCCTGGACATGGGCGTGCGCAGCCAGAGCTACCTGATGGCCATGCTGTCCGGCATGCAGACGCTCAAGGCCTTCGGCGTGGAGGACCGCATGGTGGGCAGCTACGCCAACCTCTACGTGGACCTGCTCAATGTGGAGCTGGAGCGAGGCCGCCTCTCCGCGTGGCTGGACGCGCTGACGGGCACGCTGCGCCGCGTGTCCCCCCTGGTGTTGCTGTGCGTGGGCGCGTGGCGCGTGCTGGACGGCGCGATGTCCCTGGGACAGATGCTGAGCATCAACGCGCTGGCCACCGCGCTGCTGGTGCCCCTGTCCAACCTGCTGGGCACCGGCGGGCAGCTCCAGTTCCTGAGCACGTACCTGGAGCGCATCAACGACGTGCTGGACACGCCCCCCGAACGCGACGCGGCGCACCGGGGCCGCGCGCCCACGCTGCGCGGCGCCGTCACCCTGGAGGACGTGCGCTTCCGCTACAACCCCCACTCCGCCTGGGTGGTGCAAGGCGTGTCGGTCAGCGTGGAGCCGGGGCAGATGGTGGCGCTCGTCGGCCGCTCGGGCGCGGGCAAGAGCACCCTGGCGCACCTGCTGCTGGGGCTCTACCTGCCCACCTCCGGACACGTCCGGTACGACGGCGCGGAGCTGGGCGAGCTGGACCTGCGCGCGGTGCGCAGCCAACTGGGCGTGGTGTTGCAGGATGCCTCGTTCTTCAACGCGTCGCTGCGGGAGAACATCACCCTGAGCGACCCGGACCTGGACATGGACCGTGTCGTGGAGGCCGCGAAGCTGGCCCACATCCACGACGACATCATGGCCATGCCCATGCAGTACGACACGCCGCTGACGGACCGGGGCCTCTCCATGTCCGGCGGCCAGCGGCAGAGACTGGCCCTGGCGCGCGCCCTGGTGCGCAGGCCCGCCATCCTCCTGCTCGATGAAGCCACCAGCGCCCTGGACGCAACCACCGAGGCGCACGTGCAGCAGGCGCTGGCGTCCCTGAAGTGCACGCGCGTCGTCATCGCCCACCGGCTCAGCACGGTACGCAACGCCGACACCATCCTCGTCATGGAGGCCGGCAAGGTAGTGGAGGTCGGCCGGCACCAGGAGCTGCTGGAGCGCCAGGGCACCTACGCGTCGCTGGTGAATGCACAACGGGAGGAGCGCACCCAGGCGACGGGCTGA
- a CDS encoding proprotein convertase P-domain-containing protein — MLGTQAQALATGTPAAEGVLSFLNDSSISYTVLDLEVPLDAPAAQALIDFREGPDGVLHTGDDRRFVSIEQVDAVPYVGPAALAALEAYAKGTGRVELPVDGHVGTFHGVAFNVAEARRAILAANTESASNLETVFGIPAAAVQSLVAARPILHMVQLSRLANVDAVTMGQLKAHTQQAAEGDPCTGPGICQPGLVCEGRPGDGSSPYGRCVDTSPLAGNGDVCSRFVACPSAELICIGLASGWVEGYCAPAWMGASFTEYSDLRLQSTSPLLTAPLVVVGLATVPMDINVELDIVHTAPHRLVLTLEDPGGETALLWDGPNEGTPPSRIVVTRGIPRDGSINGQWKLHVANPSGVGSGTLRSWTLKLTSRYD, encoded by the coding sequence GTGCTCGGAACGCAGGCCCAGGCGCTGGCCACCGGTACGCCCGCCGCCGAGGGGGTGCTGTCCTTCCTCAACGACTCCTCCATCTCCTACACCGTGCTGGACCTGGAGGTGCCGCTGGACGCCCCGGCGGCGCAGGCGCTGATTGACTTCCGCGAGGGGCCGGATGGCGTGCTCCACACGGGCGATGACCGCCGCTTCGTGAGCATCGAGCAGGTGGACGCGGTGCCGTACGTGGGCCCCGCGGCGCTCGCGGCGCTGGAGGCGTACGCCAAGGGCACGGGCCGCGTGGAGCTGCCGGTCGACGGGCACGTGGGGACGTTCCACGGCGTGGCCTTCAACGTGGCGGAGGCCCGCCGCGCCATCCTCGCCGCGAACACGGAGAGCGCGTCGAACCTGGAGACTGTCTTCGGCATCCCCGCGGCGGCGGTGCAGAGCCTGGTCGCGGCGCGTCCCATCCTCCACATGGTGCAGCTGTCGCGGCTGGCGAACGTGGACGCCGTCACGATGGGGCAGCTCAAGGCCCACACGCAGCAGGCGGCCGAAGGTGACCCGTGCACGGGCCCTGGCATCTGTCAGCCCGGGCTCGTCTGTGAGGGCCGGCCCGGAGATGGCTCCAGCCCCTATGGCCGCTGCGTGGACACCTCGCCCCTCGCGGGCAATGGGGACGTGTGCTCCCGCTTCGTGGCGTGCCCGTCGGCGGAGCTCATCTGCATCGGTCTGGCGTCCGGCTGGGTGGAGGGCTACTGCGCTCCGGCGTGGATGGGCGCCTCCTTCACCGAGTACTCGGACCTGCGGCTCCAGTCGACGAGCCCGCTGTTGACGGCGCCGCTCGTCGTGGTGGGGCTGGCCACGGTGCCCATGGACATCAACGTGGAGCTGGACATCGTCCACACCGCGCCGCACCGGCTGGTGCTGACGCTGGAGGACCCGGGTGGTGAGACGGCCCTGCTGTGGGACGGCCCGAACGAGGGCACGCCGCCCTCGCGCATCGTCGTGACGCGGGGCATTCCGCGCGACGGCAGCATCAACGGCCAGTGGAAGCTGCACGTCGCCAACCCGTCTGGCGTGGGCAGCGGCACGCTGCGCTCGTGGACGCTGAAGCTCACCAGCCGCTACGACTGA
- a CDS encoding NUDIX hydrolase, translating into MRIPHALSLGAAALLALSAQAAAPSRPSPTLPPGYWPEEKVAEVLAKTQEVRLSPDLSRLTPDEQAAVKDLLEVGAIFQGLYESSRHHQALPARAKLEALDKKLGSPKRTQDLLTLYRLYQGPIASTLSNAREAFLPVDAQVSARNVYPVDVTRAEVDAFLAANPGERQSLLSEKTVVRRATAANLRQDVKVLQTHPVLDTLHPGLRQALQAKAKRPDAKALYAVPYAVAYGPELVKAYGLVMRAAQRLEASDVELARYLRNRARDLLTNDYESGDAAWVTGRFQKLNVQLGAYETYDDALFGVKAFHSLSVLLSNEAATQELRKRLGGLQAVEDALPYAAKKRVREDIPVGVYDVIADFGQSRGTNTASILPNDALAARRYGRTILLRENIMRNPDLFASDERIWRAAVVDAHAKELVSEGNFQRTLWHEVGHYLGPDRDQKGRTLDDALEDYAGAVEEMKADLVSLFSLHDFHKKGTLDAAGLRAVQASGIRRTLQNVRPREDQPYQRMQLVQFNWFLEHGLLQADPQTARLSIHYDKYPAVVTSLLEKVLALQHGGDKAATAAFFQRWSAWTPELHEKLAARIREAQGARFRLVRYDALGD; encoded by the coding sequence ATGCGAATCCCCCACGCGCTGTCCCTAGGCGCCGCCGCCCTCCTGGCGCTGTCGGCACAGGCTGCCGCCCCCAGCCGTCCTTCCCCCACCCTGCCTCCGGGCTACTGGCCAGAGGAGAAGGTGGCCGAAGTGCTCGCCAAGACGCAGGAGGTCCGCCTGTCACCGGACCTCTCCCGCCTCACGCCCGACGAGCAGGCGGCGGTGAAGGACCTGCTGGAGGTGGGCGCCATCTTCCAGGGGCTCTACGAGTCCTCGCGCCACCATCAGGCGCTCCCGGCTCGCGCGAAGCTGGAGGCGCTGGACAAGAAGCTGGGCAGCCCCAAGCGCACACAGGACCTGCTCACGTTGTATCGCCTGTACCAGGGCCCCATCGCCAGCACCCTGAGCAACGCGCGGGAGGCGTTCCTCCCGGTGGACGCGCAGGTGTCCGCGCGCAACGTGTACCCGGTGGACGTCACGCGGGCGGAGGTGGACGCCTTCCTGGCCGCGAACCCCGGCGAGCGCCAGTCCCTGCTGAGCGAGAAGACGGTGGTTCGCCGCGCCACGGCCGCCAACCTGCGCCAGGACGTGAAGGTCCTCCAGACGCACCCGGTGCTGGACACGCTGCATCCGGGCCTGCGCCAGGCTCTGCAAGCGAAGGCGAAGCGGCCCGACGCCAAGGCGCTCTACGCGGTGCCCTACGCCGTGGCCTATGGGCCGGAGCTGGTGAAGGCCTACGGGCTGGTGATGCGCGCAGCGCAGCGGCTGGAGGCCAGCGACGTGGAGCTGGCGCGCTACCTGCGCAACCGCGCGCGCGACCTGCTCACCAACGACTACGAGAGCGGCGACGCGGCCTGGGTGACGGGCCGCTTCCAGAAGCTCAACGTGCAGTTGGGCGCGTATGAGACGTATGACGACGCGCTCTTCGGCGTGAAGGCGTTCCACAGCCTGTCGGTGCTGCTGAGCAACGAGGCGGCCACGCAGGAGCTGCGCAAGCGCCTGGGCGGGCTCCAGGCGGTGGAGGACGCGCTGCCCTACGCCGCGAAGAAGCGCGTGCGCGAGGACATCCCCGTGGGCGTCTACGACGTCATCGCCGACTTCGGCCAGTCGCGCGGCACCAACACCGCGAGCATCCTCCCCAACGACGCGCTGGCCGCGCGCCGCTATGGCCGCACCATCCTCCTGCGGGAGAACATCATGCGGAACCCGGACCTCTTCGCGTCCGACGAGCGCATCTGGCGCGCCGCGGTGGTGGACGCCCACGCCAAGGAGCTGGTCTCCGAAGGCAACTTCCAGCGCACCCTCTGGCACGAGGTGGGCCACTACCTGGGGCCGGACCGAGACCAGAAGGGGCGCACGCTGGACGACGCGCTGGAGGACTACGCGGGCGCCGTGGAGGAGATGAAGGCGGACCTGGTGAGCCTCTTCTCGCTGCATGACTTCCACAAGAAGGGCACGCTCGACGCCGCCGGCCTGCGCGCGGTGCAGGCCTCCGGCATCCGCCGCACGCTCCAGAACGTGCGCCCGCGCGAGGACCAGCCCTACCAGCGCATGCAGTTGGTGCAGTTCAACTGGTTCCTGGAGCACGGCCTCCTCCAGGCGGACCCGCAGACGGCGCGCCTGAGCATCCACTACGACAAGTACCCGGCCGTCGTGACGTCGCTGCTGGAGAAGGTGCTCGCGCTCCAGCACGGCGGTGACAAGGCGGCCACCGCGGCCTTCTTCCAGCGGTGGAGCGCCTGGACGCCGGAGCTGCACGAGAAGCTGGCGGCCCGCATCCGCGAGGCGCAGGGCGCCCGCTTCCGGCTGGTCCGGTACGACGCGCTGGGGGACTGA
- a CDS encoding ATP-grasp domain-containing protein, giving the protein MPGSRRPSHARAILFGRNPTQDDPFDVEADAAEALGVDTYQADLGALLSGNAEQALSTLPERGRLRLLYRGWMLTEEEYTALDEAVSALGHRLTTTPEQYAAALYLPNWYPRLSRYTARSVWTEGLDAAEAWHAAQALGSQPWLVKDHVKSAKERWDDACFIPEGTTQARFEQICANLVDERGDRFERGLVVRKFLPFKTYGRTPSGPAHLEFRLFFGGGRLLAAEPYHEFDVDVPDFTGFEPLARRIDSPFLTLDVAMLQDGGWAVVEVNDGGVSGLPPGLDPRTLFEALLAPR; this is encoded by the coding sequence ATGCCAGGCTCCCGACGTCCGTCTCACGCGCGCGCCATCCTCTTCGGCCGGAATCCCACCCAGGACGACCCCTTCGACGTGGAGGCCGACGCGGCCGAAGCGCTCGGGGTCGACACCTACCAGGCAGACCTGGGCGCCCTCCTCTCCGGCAATGCCGAGCAGGCGCTCTCCACCCTCCCTGAGCGCGGCAGGCTCCGGCTCCTCTACCGCGGCTGGATGCTGACGGAAGAGGAGTACACCGCGCTGGACGAAGCCGTGTCCGCCCTGGGGCACCGGCTGACGACCACGCCCGAGCAGTACGCGGCGGCGCTCTACCTGCCCAACTGGTACCCCCGGCTCTCCCGCTACACCGCCCGCAGCGTCTGGACGGAGGGCCTGGACGCGGCGGAAGCCTGGCACGCGGCCCAGGCGCTCGGCTCGCAGCCCTGGCTGGTGAAGGACCACGTGAAGTCGGCCAAGGAGCGCTGGGATGACGCCTGCTTCATCCCCGAGGGTACGACGCAGGCGCGCTTCGAACAGATTTGCGCCAACCTCGTCGATGAGCGCGGAGACCGCTTCGAGCGGGGTCTCGTCGTCCGGAAGTTCCTCCCCTTCAAGACGTACGGACGGACACCCTCGGGCCCGGCCCACCTCGAGTTCAGGCTCTTCTTCGGAGGCGGCCGGCTCCTCGCCGCCGAGCCGTACCACGAGTTCGACGTCGACGTGCCGGACTTCACCGGCTTCGAGCCCCTGGCCCGGCGCATCGACTCGCCCTTCCTCACCCTGGACGTGGCCATGCTCCAGGACGGGGGCTGGGCGGTGGTCGAGGTGAACGACGGCGGCGTCTCCGGACTGCCCCCCGGGCTGGATCCGCGCACGCTCTTCGAAGCCCTGCTCGCCCCCCGCTAG